The following coding sequences are from one Mustela lutreola isolate mMusLut2 chromosome 5, mMusLut2.pri, whole genome shotgun sequence window:
- the LOC131832711 gene encoding olfactory receptor 2AK2-like, whose protein sequence is MKTGNQSIKMDFILSGIFQFGQKDDFLFVAIVILFAVALIGNIILILLIQLDTRLHTPMYFLLSQLSFMDIMNISTTVPKMTTNFLSNSKTITFLGCVIQTFVFIVLGGTEALLLGFMSYDRYVAICHPLHYPILMSKKICWFMVTCAWTSCSINALVHTLYVFHLPFCRSRLINHFFCELPSLLQLVCQDTSQYEHTVLLSGLIILLLPFMAILVSYARVLTVVFQMISGKGQTKAISTCSSHLIVASLFYVTALSTYTRPHSLHSQGQDKAVAVFYTIITPLLNPFNLQPKE, encoded by the coding sequence ATGAAGACAGGAAATCAAAGCATCAAAATGGATTTTATACTCTCTGGTATTTTCCAGTTTGGTCAAAAGGATGATTTCCTCTTTGTTGCCATTGTAATTCTTTTTGCAGTGGCTCTGATAGGGAATATCATACTGATTCTTCTCATTCAACTGGACACCAGACTCCACACTCCAATGTACTTTCTACTCAGTCAACTCTCCTTCATGGATATAATGAACATTTCCACCACAGTGCCCAAGATGACCACTAACTTTCTGTCAAATAGTAAGACCATTACTTTTTTAGGCTGTGTGATTCAAACATTTGTGTTCATAGTCCTTGGTGGGACTGAAGCCCTTCTTCTTGGTTTCATGTCTTATGACCGATATGTAGCCATCTGTCACCCTTTACACTATCCCATACTCATGAGCAAGAAGATCTGTTGGTTCATGGTTACATGTGCATGGACCAGCTGTTCTATCAATGCTTTAGTACATACATTGTATGTATTTCATCTTCCATTTTGTAGATCACGGCTCATCAACCATTTTTTCTGTGAACTTCCATCTCTATTACAACTGGTATGTCAGGACACATCCCAGTATGAGCATACAGTCCTCCTGAGTGGGCTTATTATTCTGCTGCTACCATTCATGGCTATTCTAGTTTCCTATGCCCGTGTCCTTACTGTGGTGTTCCAGATGATCTCAGGCAAAGGACAGACAAAAGCTATCTCTACTTGCTCCTCTCACTTGATAGTGGCAAGCTTATTCTATGTGACTGCTCTATCCACCTATACAAGGCCACACTCCTTGCATTCCCAAGGACAGGATAAGGCAGTGGCAGTGTTTTACACCATCATCACACCCCTTCTGAACCCATTTAATCTACAGCCTAAGGAATAA